DNA from Globicephala melas chromosome 5, mGloMel1.2, whole genome shotgun sequence:
CAGGAAGCAGAAGTGCTACACATGAATCCATTGTTGAGATAGAAAAAATGTTACCTAAATTTGAAGGAATTCCTATTGTACCACAAGCTAACAAGGAGGCTGAGATAGATACTTTCTTTAAGACTGATATTCCTCAGTCACATATAGAAACAATTATCCCAAAGGATATCCATGAGGCacctacaaacaacaaaacagataTGAGGGTTGTGACTGACCCTGCTGTAAATACCATCTTCCCTGGAAACAAAGAAATAGTGACCTCACAGGCCAACACACTTCAATTACAATTTCCTTACTCAAGTACCCAACATTCCAATCactggaagggaagagaaaaaagtgaaTGCTGTTACAACCAAATCTCAAAATGTAATGCCTCTTCTCAGTTCCTTCACTGTTTCTAAGGTGGGAATTCTTTAGTGAATGAAGATGTTGAAACTGAagcttccacagcagctgcattCTAGTAATGATTATAATCCTGTCAATTAAGGTTAAGTACTATATTTTCTCCAATAAATTTATAAACTCTGAAGATATAAAGACTCTTTCTAAAGCAGGAATTCTGTTTCAGTTGATTCATTTAAAACTACACATGGCATTTCTTCTGATAACTCTCAAGATATTCAtgatacagacaaaatctcaatAGTGGACATCCCTATGATATCAGCATTTTCAAAGTCTATATCTGAGAATTCTTCCTAGTCATGTATTCCTGAAAATCATAAATGTGGCAGATGACCTTCCTGGGGACTTACTGCAAAATCTCCCCCTTTGGTTAGCAGTTTCTACTTttcactaaaaaaagaagaactaattGAAAAAATTGTTACCTAAAAGGAGGCATAATCACCAAGCCAAACACCTCAAAGTTCAGAGCaaatgaaacattaaagaaaTGTTACCCCAGCAAACTTGCTATAGCTGCCAAAATAAGGAAGATATATAACTTAAAATACATGTCAGTAGATATAAATTTAATACTTTTCTGGGAAAAGACAACATTTTCTCCTTAGTGTATAGACACTAAAACAATGGAAGAAACTACTATTCAGATAAAATGAAACTTACTTATAGAATCTGATCCTCTGTTAAGTCAGATAATATCTTTGCTAGTAATGATCTATTGGTTAAATAAGTGTATACTATATTCCCTACAGCAGATGACCCCAGTTATACCCTCAAGACTGCTAAGATTCCAGCAGTCCCACAAGGACTTTCTTCATATGCTTCCTGTTTTTCAATGGATGACACACTCTCAATCTGAAGTGTCCTTTTTGAggtcaatggtgaaaaaaaacacatataataGTAAAATTATTCTCCATAGAGAGAAAAGCTTTATTATGCTACAATCAATGTGATTCCACCTCACAACTATATTAGTAGGAGAGCTGATGTGATCACAGAagtaatctttaaaatgaaagactATTTGACAATTATTATTTGTGAAGTTGATATTTTACCTGACATTTCTAACTGGAGATTAAATGctcataaaaatgaatattttgctCCTTATTTTTACTCTAGACAACATAACAAATACCAAATACTCCAAGATAACTTCTAGCAGTTACACACCTAACACCTCCATTTTTACCtgttttgtacacacacacacacaaattccccCCAAAAAACACCAAGTCTTCTGTTTATAGCATGCTTTATCCTGACTTAAGCTTCACAAACACCaaatgatgagaaagaaaaaagtagaggTTAAAAACCTCCCACTAAGCTAGCCAACACAGAGATTGGCTTTACCCTCTGATTTCCTTCACTGCTGCTGgaactgattttatttctatttagaaataaaaaacccTGTCACTAACTTGAGACTTCCTTCTCTGTCCCAGATGCTGACAGCATTCCCTAAATCAACAAAGACATTGGAGCCCTCAATAATAGTGATATCCCCTTGAAGCAAAAACATTTCTGAGAAGCTTCCCATATCTTTAAAGTGAAAATTATCCATCGTAAAACCTATCTGCTATTTCTACAGGGTATGGCGATATATCTATCCCAGACCAATCAACTAAGAGAAAGCACTGCTAAGTTTGAGGTTGAGTCTATATCTAATGAAGAACAAGCATTTGTCTTTGAGATGGAAACCACTACTCTGGCTCATGCTGCTGCCCTTTTTCAGATTTAGCTCTGCCTGAGTCTGAAAATTCTCTTTCTTCTAACAACACTGGGAAAAGATTAACACCAGACTATAATCCCATTTTATCGAATTAGCTAAAGCTTAAGGATGTTAACAAAGTAATGATGACTGATATAACTAACATCATTATAGAAAATACTCCCTCTGAAATTGAGGATATAACTATTGAGGCTAATACAGTTATTCCACACCCTGATCTTGTTTCTGGGTGGATTTTGACATATAACATGAACTCCCTGCCAGAAAAGCCATTTGGGTTTGAAATAATACTCTCTACAGAAAAACATTCCTAAAGAAATTAAACCTACAAAACCTGACAATCTCACTGTTATTCAAGTTAATTCAAGAAAAACAATTACAATGAAGAAGAAAACTGCCAAGACCTTAATAGGCcagtaacatattttttattatacctACTGAAAAAGTGAGAATTCCTTTTCTGAGGAAAAGAACTAACTGAAATCTCTGCTACCTAATTACCTTCTGCAGCTACATCCACTGTCAAAAATGCCATTAATTTGTTTTAGATATTTAAATAGCATGAAGCTCAAGAGAAGATGCTTCATCTCAAAAAGACACTGTTACTTACTTGAGAGACAGGCAACCTGAAACTAATGCTGATAATCCGTGGCTCCTGGTGTTTCCTCCATTGACACTAAACCCATAAAGTACCTGGCAAACTCTGCTATGTCTGTTTCAAGTGACACTAGCCACATGTTGGAAAGTATATCCCTTATAAACAGAGACATGGTAAATCCCAAGTTCCTTGCAATTGTATTATTTGGCTGTGAATGTTGATTTCATAATCAGAGGGGACTCTATTGTCTTTTCATCTAATACAAGTAATCATAACAGTGCCCAATCAGAGCACAGAAACAACCTCCAAGGAGAGCCAGTGCCATTGGCCCTGTGGTTGATGCAACAATCACCATGATGACCAATGCTTCAGTCACTATAAAGAACACCACTCTCCTGCCTAGGGATACCACAGAGCCCAGGGAAAGACCTCTGAGTGTGCATGGTGACACTTTTTTCCCATGGCTAAAGATAGTTTGCCAAAAATTTATTCTCATCCTCCAACAGAAAACACTAAGACAATAACTGAAGCAACCATTTTCTTTGGAACTAACAACACTATTATTAAATCAGAAACAACTATTACTTCAGAAGGAGACCACATTACTTGAGTAAATGACTATGTGCTAGAAAGTGATTTTTCAACAACTACAGGCAACAAGTTTACAGCTCCAAAGGAAAGACTAAAATTAGAAGGTGAAGTTGAATCCCATCTGGAGAAAGAAGTTGCCACTCTGACAGACACTAAAAATCCAATGACTAATGGGTCTATTACTGAAAACTTCATGCCCATGAAAACTGGTGATATATCATCACCAGCTCCTATTTCCTTAATAGATTTTTACACTGACATGGCAAAAGAAGATATTCTCTTGGATACCATTGACCCAGGGTATGAATATGTCTCACTAACTCCTGAAGTCTCTGGCACACTAAAGGAAAGCACAGCCAGCATTGCTGATACCCCTATCCTTCCAGCTACAATGGGTGAACCTGGTATTAACAATTATGGTTCCACAGTTAAGTTCAATGTCACTGCTGATGAGGCTGTTGATATCACTGACTCCTCTATCCCTAAGGCTGAAATCGCTCCAGCTACTGAAAAAAACTTCACCACTGTTCCAGACATAATCACccttacagaagagaaaataactgaaattgaCCTAATTCTTCCTGAAAATGACCCCAATGCTGTGCCTAAACTAACTGATTCTGATGAGGAAAAGTTCATTGCTGTGTTTGAACTCACTATCActggtgaaagagaaaaagataaccCAGAAGATATTCTGCTAACTGATGAAGAGTCTACAGATGGAGTCAGTGTTTGGATGGAGAGAGATATGATAAATGAAGCAGAGAGCCATCCCGTTTTTCTTACTGCTGTTGAATCCAGATATGACTTCTTTATCCCTGCATCAGTAGCTACGAACCACGTGGAAGATTCACCTACTATGACAAAAGAAGATTTGTCTGAAAATAATAGAACAGAATCTGTAACAAAGGACACTGAAGCACTGTCAGGAACTACCCCGATCTAGATACCCTAAACCATAAGAAAGACACTTTCATAACTGAAATGGGTGTCTTTAAACTACTGAAAGAAGAACCATATGAGTTCCTGATttgaaagcaataaaaagaacaacaaaaatgccACAGAGAATTGCGCAATAGTCTAGATAGCTAGTTTTAACATCTAAGAAGTTTGTCCAGCAAGCAAAActcttaataaatgaaaaaatgtgagCATTGAAGGCAAgtataaaacttagaaaatacagatgTTTAAGAATAGTGGTCATACAGCACAATATATTTATGGAAACTTTAAAAACTCAGCGATACAGGAGTTCCCCTACTATCACAAAGTTTAATTGAGTTATTCaataattacttattttaatataaaatctttAATCTCAGTCTTCAGGGGTATTAAGAGAGAGCAATAAAGAAAGCTCACTCCCTGCTGCATCTAGCcttaatagtatattttaatgTGAGTTAAAGAGACAAAGATAATCAAATTAACAATGTATCTCAAAAACAATTATTGTAGTATTAAAAGACCTTAAATGCTTATTCTAAACAGATATTTTATTAGTATGCAACCAATGattctcttttattaaaaatatatttccagtcCTCACTCATAGAAAAATTAAGGTTATTTAGTAATTGTTTAGCATCCACTTGTAAGAAACATAAGAAACATTACAGGGTTCCTGGCTCATGTTGGATGCAGACTAAGGCAAAACTGATATTTTACAAatgtgtacatttgtcaaaaacaaTATTGTATATAAACATGtgaatcaatttaattttttctttaaaatttctttcctgaatttttgtcaatatttttcAGGTCTTAAGCACTGATACAGCACTCTTCTTATACTTTTGGTTAGCAATTCAAGGACATacatcttcattcttttctgaTATCAACTTTTAAAACTGGTCTGTTTCCActttgctgaattttcttaaataaatcttGTTGACAGCAACTGGCTTACTGTGTGTAAATGTGATTGATATTCTAGACCAGAATTCTCAAATTAAGAGagatatgaataaaatgaaaatccatTGTTTGTTTAAAGAATAACTTAATAATAGCTCTGGATACCAAGAATAGAATTATTCTTTAAGGACTCgtgattttattatatttaaaaaagaaaaacaatgccaAAATACTAGTTGAAATTTAATGGTACATATGTGGAAAGTGGACAGAGAGGGATAGGGATTTACACCATTAGATAGACTATAGACTAGAATAATGTTAAACAAGTAAATGTCTAACTACAGATTATGTTAGATATacaagcaaaataataataatgataataagagATTATAGCTTCAGGCTTCACACAAATTCAAGTCCAGGGAAGTTGTGTCTGAGAAAGTGAGATTTAAACTAAAGATTGAAAAATGTGGAGAGTTGGGGACACTACATGCCCAAAGCCCTGAGGCTAGAAATGGCTCAAATTATTCAAGAATATGAACAGACTATGTGGTTGGAACATGTCTTCAGTTGGAAAATGACACAAgttgaaatgaaaaagtagacaGGAGGCAAATCATGCGGTGTTTGTTGAACATTCTGGATTCTATTCAGAGTATATTTGAAAGCTATTAAAGGTTTTAATCATTTTATCCTCAAATCAACCTGAGTACTGAAATACGAAGCAAGCTGAAAagcatcattattttaaaaactccagCTATAGTTTCTTCCAGGGACTTTGTTTAACGAGGGAAGAtctttccttgcttctttctagcttctggtggttgctagCGATCGTTGACTTTCTTTGGCTTATAGACATATCACTACAATCTCTGCCTCCTTCATCACATGATGTTctcttttgtgtctctgtgtccaaatttctcctgcTTTTGGGACACTGGTCATTGGATTATGCCCCTTAATTCAGcaggacctcatcttaacttggttACATCTGCGAAGATCTCATATctgaataaggtcacattcacatgTTCTGGGAGTTAAAACTCCAACATATTTGAGAGTGGGAGaaaagacacaattcaacccataacacctgTTTGTACAATGTTTATCTTTCTTACTCATTTATATGTTGGATATTTGGATGATCACATAATTTATCATCAAAACTGGAACACTTCTGAGACTGAAAGAAGGCACTATTAATAATGACTCCAAAACAAGAGGCATAAACTAGAGTGTCCTGAGTAAAGAGATCTGATAACCCCATCCTAAGGGAAGAGATCATATCCCTCTTTTCCACTGCTCAATTCTGAGAGCTTTGAACACAATAGAAGTTCAATAAACATCTGTTAAATGAACGAGTTAAATGAAATAGTGAACGAAGATTTCATTTATTAGGCTATGAATGCTCTCAGAGGAAGGATGGTATAATCCGGATACTTACAGATGAAAATGAGTTTACCAGGACAAGAAGGGTATCACTGGTTTCAAGCTGAGGGAGGGGCAAGGACAAAGGTCCAGAAGCATAAAAAAACTTGGTGTGCTCAATAATATTGAAGAAAGGTTAGAGCACAGTGGAGCTGAGAAAGAATGGTAACATATATATCAAAATGACTGATACAGccttacaaaaggaaaaattagcaAACTGTCAGATCATGTATATAAGTTAGAGCtccccagaaaaacagaaccaatgatgacagataaatagatgaatggatagatagatagatatatgatagatagatttattttaagaaactggatTATTATAACTGTTGAGACTGGCAAGTTTCAACTCCATAGCACAGGTTGATATGCTGAAAATTGAGTTAAGAGTTGATATTGCCGTTTTGAATCCAAAATCCACAAGGCAATTCCCCAGGCTAGAAACTCAGAGTTTCAATATTTCAGTCtcaaggcagaatttcttctttttgaagaaacttaaaactttaagaaatctttgcttttaaagccttcaactga
Protein-coding regions in this window:
- the CABS1 gene encoding LOW QUALITY PROTEIN: calcium-binding and spermatid-specific protein 1 (The sequence of the model RefSeq protein was modified relative to this genomic sequence to represent the inferred CDS: inserted 1 base in 1 codon; substituted 1 base at 1 genomic stop codon) — its product is MAKDSLPKIYSHPPTENTKTITEATIFFGTNNTIIKSETTITSEGDHITXVNDYVLESDFSTTTGNKFTAPKERLKLEGEVESHLEKEVATLTDTKNPMTNGSITENFMPMKTGDISSPAPISLIDFYTDMAKEDILLDTIDPGYEYVSLTPEVSGTLKESTASIADTPILPATMGEPGINNYGSTVKFNVTADEAVDITDSSIPKAEIAPATEKNFTTVPDIITLTEEKITEIDLILPENDPNAVPKLTDSDEEKFIAVFELTITGEREKDNPEDILLTDEESTDGVSVWMERDMINEAESHPVFLTAVESRYDFFIPASVATNHVEDSPTMTKEDLSENNRTESVTKDTEALSGTTPXLDTLNHKKDTFITEMGVFKLLKEEPYEFLI